The Candidatus Flexicrinis proximus sequence ACGGACATTCCGCTACTTGGTTGCCGCACGCAAACATACTCCGATGGTTCTTACAGTGTAGTGCGTCATACCCGATGAGACACATTACCGATTATTTTAAGAGAGACCGCATGACTTCATAGGGGGTCTTTCCTTCTAAGGAGATGTGAGGTCGATCGTAGTTGTAGAAGCTCTCCCAGGCCTCAAGTTTGGCATTCAAGTCAACATCATCAGTGTAGTTCAGCAGCTGATAAAACTCGGTCTTATCGGTTCGATGAGACCGTTCGACTTTGCCATTGAGCTGCGGTGTTCGCGGTTTGATGTAGACATGCTGAATGCCGTGATCTTCAACATGCCAGTGGAAACGGGCTTGAAACTCATGTCCCCGGTCGGTTCTGACCATATTGATGCGGAATGGGAACTTGCCGACAACATAGTCGATGAACTGGATGGCACACGCCTGATTATGATTCGGATAGATCTGCAAGGCGCGAATGCGCGTCGCATCGTCGACGGCGGTGTATTGGAAGCGTTTCACGACCTGACCTGATTGATCTTTCAGCTGCACAAACTTCACATCGATCTGAACCTGGTGGCCAGGAGTCTTTTTGCATAGCGTTTGCTATGGATTGTTCGTCTGGGTGCCGTTTTTGCCAGCCGGCCGAGTCCGTGCGACCTCAACACGCGGGTCACTGTAGATCTCAGAAACTGTGATCCCATGGTAGCGGTTCAAGTAATAGGTGATCCGCAGCGAGCCGATCTGATATTCCCGCCGGAGTTCGAGGATCTTTTCGACCACCTCAGGCGACGTTTTACGTGGCTGAGTGTGGGCGACAGGCTTCTGTCGATATAATCCTGCTCGTCCCTCACGGTCATACTTCTTTTTCCACTCATAGAACGTCGAACGAGCGACGTTGAATTCTCGACACGCCTTCCTGACACCGAGGGCACTGGCATATTCAAGTACAGCTTGCTTGAACCTGACGCGTAATTCCTCTCTCGCTTCCGAGTGCATACCACAGCCTCCTGCTCACACCTTGCATTTTATGCCACATTGTCCAGGAGGGTATGACGTAACACAGAGGCTGCTGACCGCCTGTGTGACGCGGTTGCCCGCGCCGTCATATGCATACTCATGCCCGCCCATCGACAACAGACGATTGGCGCGATCCCACGTATAGGTATTCGCGCCGTCGTCGGTCATGTCGCCATTGGCGTCGTAGGCGAAGCCGCCGCTGCCGATCTGGTTCAGCTTGTTGAACGTGCGCGCCGTGCCGTTGTTGTCAGTCAGGTTGCCAGCCACGTCATATTCATAGGCGAATGTCTCTGCCGGTGACGAGGAAGTATTCTGCCCCGGATAATAATCGGCATCTAACACGCGCGAGGCGGCGTCATAGGTGTATTGGATAGCCTGGAGCGTGTATTCGGCGTCGACCGAGAGCTGCTTGGAGCGTATCACATGGCCGGACGACGCGGAGCCTTTATCGGCGCGGTTGTTCACTTGCAGCGTGAACGGCCCGTCGTTCGGCAGCGGAATCGGGATGATATGCTAGCCGCTTAACCGTAACGTGTTGAATTCGTCGCCGTCTTTCCAACTTAAATTACTCTGCAGGATACAAAGACCGTGCACATCGAAAGCCGATATGCTCTCCGATAGTTTCAGGACGCTCGGATGCGCGGAAGAAAGTGCTTAAAGACCAGATATTTCCAGAAATTGCCCCTCCACGGAGCACGCGAGATGTTTCAAGCAAATACAATGCGTCACCTGAAAAACTCTCGGGCTTACGCCTCAAAAGCAGGCGTGACAAAAAGAGATCGTCCACCCATTCCGAAGCATTTCCTGCCATATCAAATGCTCCGACCCAGCTACGATTTTCCGCTATGCTTCCAATCGGGTACATTTTCTTGTGAAGGATAACTCTCGTTATCCAAGTGCAAATTATTCGTGTCAAATTCATTCCCCCATGGATACGATAATTTGTCGGGGCCACTTGCGGCATATTCCCATTCCGCTTCACTGGGCAGACGTGCGCCTCGGGCTTCACAATAGATCATCGCCCGTTGCCAACTAATATATGTACGTGGAAACATGGGATTGAGCGGCGTATTCGAACGCCGTTCAAGCTGTGACTCCAGACAGGGATCCGCTAAAAACCGCTACCGTAAATGCACTGCTCGTCAAACTGCTGATTAGAAACCTCATAACGATCAATCCAAAATCCAGGCAAGTAAGTAGAATATGTGTAATTGGCACCTGTTTCGTCGCCGATTGCTTGAATACATTGTGTTGGAGGTTCACTTCGTTCTTCGCATAATTTACGCAATACGTCTGTCTCTATACCCACATGATATTCTGATGGTGGTACGTACACCATTTCCACCCCAGTTCTATCCACTACTATGGTTCCAAGTTCTATGGTTTGCAGTGCAGCATTATTAATGCTAATCAAATAGAGAAATACAGCACAAATATACATTTTGAGCCACCTTATGGAATGTAGTTTCTTATTTCCCAGAAACATCTATCCCCCTTGCGTAGTCTGCAGTTTTGCTTTGACTACTAATAATCGCCGCCTGGGCCACCTGTGAATATAAGGTCCGTTATGCGTTTAACCCATTTCAACTTATCTTCGTTTGAAGCACCAACTAAAGGAGGACCTGCCATGCCAAGGAGTAAGTGGTGTGTGCTAAGTAACGTATAGGCTCTCTTAAAAGAGGCCTCCCGCGACTGGGTCCATTTCCATTTGGCAAAGTCAGGACTATTGCCTCTAGCAGGCAATTCTTGACCGTCTAGTACCCAAGTCATAAACATGTCGGCCCAGATTTCTTCTGGATCCAAACTAACACTTGCGCGTCCAGTCATACCATCACCGTCTTGAACAGGATTTGCGCCCGACACTGTAGAATCATAAGTAGGTTGCCTTCTATACCGATCTAAAAATAGCCCTTTAATCGGTGCGCTAGCGCGAAGTTGAAAATTTCTATCGAATGAATGACCCAATTCATGTACGATGGTGCCAACGTTAACTCCGCCCCCTAAATGAATAAGATTGTTGTTCGGGACGAGAAGATCTACATAACCTTGATATGCATTGCCTGTAACATCATTCGAGAGTAATACAATTACATCTCTTGTAAGCCATTGTCGAACGGCGGTAAGCGGAACTTGTACTGACTCAAATTTTGTAACGATGTGTACTAATGCAGCAACTGAGCGCGTGAGAGTCTGTTTTGTCAGTTCAAGTGCGTTACCACCTAAAGATCCAATGTTGACATTTGGCGCAGTTGAGCAGTCCTCATAGTTGATGTTTGCATTGCTTAGAAAATTCGAAGACAGTACCAACGGTATTCCGAATATTTGTTCCGCTGCTAGTTCGAGATCACGGAGTAAAAGGCTGTTGTTTTGAACCGCGGCGTTAATGTTTGCCCAAGTTAAGCCTTTTATTGCCGCCCTTTGCAAGGCTTTATCTAGATCTGCACATGCACTTTGCATATCTGTGGATTCATTGCTGCACGAAAATAGACCACTATAATCAACCATATTAATTGGATTTCCACTACTATATTCATATTTATTATATGTAACTAAATTGCCTAATTCGTCAATTGGATCTATTGAAAGCCAACTTCCAAGACTAGGAGAGAAAAATCTAGCGCTATGGAATTGCAATGTATTCTCGTCGCGCATTTCACCAGTGAAGCGGAATGGTTGCGAATACGCACCATCGACATCTATTGGCAACCCGTACGGCTCATATGTGCCGGCCACACCAATAGCTAACGCCGCGCCGATCTCACTCCGCACACTGCCGAGACCGTCTTGGAGTGTATTGTGCCAGTCGTCCGCTATATCCTGTGTCGCATGGATGCCGCGTAGGCTGTGGATATAGTTCTCAGAGTCCGAGTCAATCGTTGCTGCAATCACCTGCACCAGGCTTGGTTGTATATCGAGCAGATAATTTGTCACGATATCGCTCGGGGTAGCGTCCAAAATTTGCGAGAGGCGGTTGCCCAGACCATCATAGGTGTAGCTGAGGAGGCCTATCGACAGCAGACGATTGGCGCGATCCCACGTGTATGTATTTGCGCCGTCTGAGGTCATATTGCCATTGTCGTCATATGAGACACCGCCGCTGCTGATCTGGTTCAGCTTGTTGAACGTGCGCGCGGTGCCGTTGTTGTCGGTCAGGTTGCCGGCGACATCATATTCGTAGGCGAACGTTTGCGCCGGCGTCGAG is a genomic window containing:
- a CDS encoding SUMF1/EgtB/PvdO family nonheme iron enzyme; translated protein: MYPIGSIAENRSWVGAFDMAGNASEWVDDLFLSRLLLRRKPESFSGDALYLLETSRVLRGGAISGNIWSLSTFFRASERPETIGEHIGFRCARSLYPAE
- a CDS encoding SUMF1/EgtB/PvdO family nonheme iron enzyme, which encodes MFPRTYISWQRAMIYCEARGARLPSEAEWEYAASGPDKLSYPWGNEFDTNNLHLDNESYPSQENVPDWKHSGKS